In the genome of Ziziphus jujuba cultivar Dongzao chromosome 10, ASM3175591v1, the window gaccttgtatttcatttttctatCATCAATCTTGATGGACTAATAATATAATCCCATCTCTATACcagaaaataatgttaaaagcaTCTTCAATTATAAATACCTTCTTGATATCGCGCCATTCTTAAAATTTTGCTTTGTCATCTCTAAAATTTAGTATTggtataaatttttcaataaaatcagTGCCAATGCTAAGTTTTAATGTTGATACTCCAatgcaaatgcaaaaaaatagcaataccaaattttatattttatcaaatggtAGTAGCTCcaacttttaaattatttttccattaataataataattaattcagtAAATAGTATGAGGCTTACAGACTTGACGACATTGGGACCTATTGCAAAATTTTTACCAATGGTAAATTTTAGTTCAtcatcaaaaatttcaattccctATTGGAGGAGCCAAATGGAGGAATCTTGCTATATTTTAGCATTGATATATGGATAAATGACTtgccattaaatatatatatatatatatatatatatattagagtatttttaatgattttatatattgttagatttttttatcacatcaaaaaaatagatagtcattcaaaagaaaaaaatctctaCAATGAATCTCTTGAAACACTCCATTAAAttggtaagaaaaaaaaatgccatcCATATTTGAGAGCTCTCTTAAACATTAAAAAgttttcttaaatataaaatattccttaaaaatcatttttaaaaaaaataataataagattaatataaTAGTCAAAAATAGCCTTCCCACGATACTATTAAAgaacaattataaaattaattttaaatttatgtggCTTAAAATTTACATTCAACGTTGAACACTCTTAGAATATCAGGCCAAATTAAACCGAAGTAACATTCCCATTGAGTGATGTATTAATCCACTTTATGCTTCTACTACCTGatggtatttttctttttttgggtcaaaaaaaaattagttgtcAATATTAATAGCTTACACAATCGCTTCATTCTAGAATGCTTCTTTAAAAGGTTAGCCACTTTTTTCCACCCTCTCATTTTGGTTCAAGATGATGACCACCACGATGAcctattttttttggttcaaaaagaagatgaagaaaaagaaaacgtagtttttgttcttaaaaaaacaataaataaaaaatcgaaAATTCCCACCccgagtatatatatatatatatatatattgttttgttggATGAAACTCAATCTCTTATATCGTGTATATTCACTCTGCTCAAACCTGTAATAACCGATTCCGTCCAAACCGACAGGTATATCTAACACGTTTGGGTTTGGGAAATGGACCACTTATTCATCTACATCCAATAACAAAAAACCACGTCAAAGTTAatccatttatttcatttacaGCCATTTTATCTATAAATTCAAGAGGACTTgctattgacccaaaaaaaaaataataataataataataattcaaagtGGACTTGCTTAAACATTTTTGCTACATGTTTGCTTTCAGCCGTCCGATTTCCCATCATCATGTTCTACTTGATATTCAAGATGTATTTGATCCACTTTTGTAATGAGGaacaaatgaattaaattattacaaaaaaaaaaaaaaaaaagaatcaaatttcctccattaccaaaaaaaaaaataaaaataaaaaatttaaacttcctCAATAACGCTATAGCCGGACTCATGGTGCTAGTATAACAATGGCTCATAGACTAAATCATAGTGGGCCTACAAACATTGGGCCTCACTATGACTCAGACGAGTTTTTTTTAACCATAGCTTACCAATATGACATTTAGATTGTTGGAAGTTGAGGggtaaaaaaatggaaaaaagtttGTCCACTCAAAGAGTAAACAAATCTCATAGGTAGAATGTCCCCACGTATGCATAGATAGAAATTAGAAATAACATAATAATTGGGAATTATTTCTTTCTATATACTGGCTAATTCAGAATCTAaaacaaatttgtaatttatttgaGGTCTATTCATAGAATTTATAATTGAAGGTACTTAACTCTATTTTTCCTATCTTTTctccaatttttaaaacaagCATAATTTACATATGAAGAATTAAAATGGGATCAAAACACATGTGTATGCTTGAGATataacgaaccagcccaaaataaaaaaaaatgttaaataaagataatagaattttttagaatttaatcaataatacacacacacacatccccacatatatatatatatatatatatatatatgaaaaataaatccaattcaacatttaaacttgctttcttagctttaaaataaaataaaaaattccaaaaataaataagtgaatttGACTCGATCCGGTTCTGTTCGTTGGGCCTGATGTTGATTTCAATCATAGTCTAGTCTGGTGACATGAATCAAATCAATATCAATTTCCGattaaagtttatatatatatatatatatatatatatgaatttcctGAAAAGTGATATCTCCACTTTATTTATAAAGTCATAACATTTCCATGATAGTAATTTCATAATTtgactaaatatatatttacctcGTCAAGGATCTATCTCTAGATTTTTTGTACGCAATTAAGCTTTTTACTGCAAATTTCTTGTGCTCTTTAAAATAGTCTAAAACTTATCAAATATGTTCGAGTCTTCATCAATTAAGAATGTCTCCTAAAATTTTCTACAAATAACTCTGTCAAAAAtactatatgttaaaaaaagagaaaatatttcaagcaacaaaaaaaaaaaaaaaaaaaaaaagagaaaatatatatatatatatatatttggtaaacaccaaaaaatacatatattataattgtaataataatatgcCATATAATATTCTCTAACTGAAGAAGGTCCTTGGTACTTAAAAGTATTAATTACgagttttcaatttcttttatttaattaattaaatatcttaatcATTGATTTATGAAAAATGCTAAAATGTATTATGAATTGCCATTTCAGGCCAtctagatttaatattttaattatatatcaaagtggattttttttttttttactgtggAAACTCAGACTCATAACTGCtgtaataagaaaaaataaactttacgattggctattttatttataaaaaaaattaataaattgggaaaatatttgaatttcattAGTAATACtaagatatcaaaatttttttttagccaaGTTTATCAACGGATTGAtttgttgattaattaatagaaaatgaATATAGATaagtaaaactatttttttaaaaaaaaaaaatttagtgaaACCAATAACGTAAAGATATcacttcaaaaaagaaaatattaaaagaaattaattaatgggTAATTATGATTATGTTgatataaaatgaatatatatatatatattcatatttagaAAATTCATTAATGTCAGTATATGGAGTTGGGGCTTGGGGTGATCAACATTAGTGAATGTGCAAGTGTTATAAATAAGGTGGTAGCGTGTACTTGAGCAAAGATCATCATTTATGAATTTACCTTTTCTGCTACCAcagcaataaaattaaattaacttgTCCATTTTACTGTAACTTCAAAAACTGTTCATAATTAATATCCgtgattgatatattatttttatgccGGGTGATATGTACATATTGATGTAGAGAACTAGAGATGGTTATGGTTATGTGATTCACAAGTTCTTCATTCTAAGACATATAACATCCATGAAAACAATGGAAGGTCCCTTTTCACTTAAATATATTCCATCACATCAATATCAACCTAATCAAGAAGACAAACGTgccgctctctctctctctctctctctttttaaaaaaaaaaaaaaaaattaaattaatataaatttgtagAACAATTAACCATGTAAGAAAACTATATATGAGAACTTAACTTACGCTACTACATTTTTctttagaacaaaaaaaaaagggaaaaaaaatttaatgtactaaattttaaaaaataaaaataaaaaacaacattttgGTTCATTTATATCCCCTCTTTGAGTTAAGTTTCTTATACAAATTTTGGGTTtacttacaaaacaaaaactaaatatggtgctcaaatttgcattatttatttgtttgtttattttgaagGGGGTAATAATGGCTGTAGGGGATGTTAAAGGGAACCAAAGGCCAAAACTGCTTCAGAAAAAAGCAGTCCCCTCGTATGGGATTTTTCAAATGGGCAGGCAAGCAGCACATGGGACTTGGGAACCTGGAGGacccaaatttttaaaatgtcaaTTTAGAATCTGTCACTTACCCCAAAGTcgaattcaattttcttttcagtCCAAATCagttaccaattttttttgtcTCATATTCCCAATGAAATTTAGGAACACcaatattttagaataaaagtagtatattattattttattagtttgtatTCAATTATACGACGAGAATATCTTATTTacatatttgatatttgtattAAATACACAAGTTCATTTTTGAGAAATCATTTATACCGTTATACCTTTTTAaagtcaaattatttttaatttttttttttgcaataattaatttgaaagctTCAAACTTCTTATTcttcatttataattaaattttatttaaattatattatcatttcTTTAAAAaggtatatgataattttaattatataagatTCTTTAAGTAAgctatatatttgacaaatactttagttaaatatatttgcaaaattataatatatttaattagatatatttgataattataatacattttaatacatttagttaaatatattagaCAAATTATCAATTAGTTAGAAAGCTTATCTAATTTAAATTATcacaaagctttttttttttttaaatgaaaagctTTCACATGGTTTAGAtagtattgatttttaatatagattaacaaaatttttaagtcctcaaattaatttttcaacataaaaaagaaaaaaagaaaaaaaaaaagaaagagcaagACATTTAAaggtaatataattttttattaaggaTATAAGGATAATTTAGTTTGCCATCAGAGAGTGTAGATGATTTTCTCAAAACATGAGAGATTCTTTGAGATTTATCATACCTTAGTGAGTATAAATGAAACATTTCCGTTGCATTAATGGATTTAAAGATTTGCTTTTTTGTATTTAGTTGATagtatttttcaattaataaaataataaacatatttattttataatatgaattaataaacaatttgataACAATAGGCAAGTATCAGGTGCTCTTAAAGCCCTAAGCTGAGTAAGACTTAGTTTGGGGTCCTTCTAAATGACGAAAGAATTAACAAAAGCTTTGTAAAAGTAATAATCAATTTTTCTAACAATCTAATTAGTGTTTGCTAAACTATTATTTCAAGATTGTTAAAAGTTACAGAGTTAGAGTTAGAATTTGaatgtttggtaaaaaaaactttaatttatatgatgaccaaaataaatatgcataattatttattttatgtatatattattattattattacatatcGGTGGGTATaatagttttgtattttaaaattccGATTATACCATAAGGAAACTGTAAGAAACTACCAATAAACTGCTCGTTAGATTCTATTTTTTGGAAGGAATAAATTGTTAAagaatctaaaatttataagtttaccaaatattatattaaatgaaaaattctTCTACGATCCAAaagtggaatttaaaaaaaaaaaagaaaaaagaaaaagccaaatgcacatttaatttttatattccaTGAATATCTATTCCCTCTTCTAATACATAAGTGAAACTCAATATATATGAATTCTATATGTGTATAAAGTAGGGAGTTGGTAATCTTGAGTACTTCCTAAACTATGATTGTTATAGTTTCTATTTTAGTTACCAAACATGtacatttaatttttgtaagTCCTTAGAAGTAGGATTTAGCTCCTTTAATATGTCCTTTTCAATTGTTAGGGGTGATTACATATTGTTTTCCCTGTTTAGAATATGGAACCATTACTATTCATGGCTTTAGCCTAGTAATAAAACTGCTAACAATGCGCCTCCAAGTTTAGAATTTAAACTTCAATTTAGGTGATAATCTCTCATCCCctaaattgtaatatatatatatatatatatatatatggaaccatcctactaataataatagcaatcttcatcaataattctatttaaaataaagattaaggggaaaaaaaaacataatttgttaaataaagaGGATCTCCAAtagaaattttacaaataaagaAGGAAATTTGTTACTCAACTTCAATGGGActctttatttgtattatttattctatatttttctataaattatatttttttatttatgcataatTTTTCATTGTGCATACCTTTCTTTCCGTTTATTCTTTAAGGTTAATTCCTCTTATTTAATTTGTGGAATCGCATTaaaaattatgtatttaattaaaataattaataatatttgaatataGAATTGTTTCTCTGATCCAAATCAAATCCTTCAAcctccaatataaaaaaaaaaaaaaaaaaaagaaagaaggagcTTGACCTTTTACATCTAAAAAGTAAGCCAACCATTTTCTGTTTTATAAAATGCTTACGAGCATTGTTTTagctcaaatatatatatatatacatgaaaatattCCACTTGACGACATCAGACACAGTATGTTGCCTGATAGTCCTTTAATATTTAGATCATGAATCAAATGGTCATTGGAAAACATACCATGCACAACATCGCTCAGTAAAATATttctatgtgtatatatatatatatatatttatataatttaaaacgaATTAACTATTTAACAAAAGAGATCAATAAAGGGTGGGTTAAAAATGCTCTGAATTGATATGTAAAATAAACATGTACATCCTTAATAAAGATTTATATCATGTTTGGATTGATGAaattgaaggaaaaagaaagaaaatgaatttattCTCTTATTTGGATGGTTAAAAATGAGTGGAAATAAAAGGATAAATaaggaaagggaaagaaaaaggaagaaaatgttttcttttatttcaaacGGTTTAGTTTTCTACCTAAAATTGAAAggagaaagaaggaaaagacaaaaaaaaaaaattaatgaaatttaataatattccataactaactttattattatattatgtgattgagataatatatatagaggatatttttgtaaactaaataaaatgcattaattattttttcattttttgttttatttcctcTTCTTTCAATCAAAACTCATTCCAACaatgattattttaaaaagctatcatttattctcttttatttttcctcattAAACTTATTATTTCGTTTTCCTTTCCCTACTTCAATTCAAAACATAGTGTTAGATAGAATTATAGGTAACGCCAAGCATGCAACTTGCCGCAAAAGTTGGAatgaacatacatatatatatatatatatatatatatatatatatatatatatatatatatatatgtataaaccaTTTTTCCCCTCTTGggctttccttttctttcttaatcATTCAATAGCCGATACATtctgacaaatttttttttttttgtttttttttgtttttgaaaactattaattaattaaatgcttCCTTGACAAGTATTTCTCGCGGTCACAGAGTGAGAGCTATATACGtcttatattcttaatttagcAGTTACAaagtcaatttaatttattatagtttattagacgattactattttttaattattttggctGTGATATTCCTTAGATTCAAAATTGATTGAAAATCGTTATAATGGTGATAAAATTTAATAGGTACGTGAGGATGGGCGGTCAGTAGTTgagcatttttcttcttttttataatatatattaaagtccTAATTTTTTCCCAGGACAAGTTAATTACCTAACTAGCACGGTAGGGaattaataactaattaattatcaattatcTAAATAATACATCAATGGTATCTTTCGTTAAATTAATCATAGATTCTAGTTTTGTTGCTATCTTAGAAACCACAGTGAACCAATTTTTgaagttatttttcaatttattttggtATCCTAAAAATTTACGGTACTTAttcgtttttaattttttatattgattgaGAAATCTGAACTAGAAATTATATTAATAGGTTGTGAAAACAGAAAAGGAggccatttttatttataagtaaACTTATGTTTACCATGCACACATATGTATTTAGGAATcggattccttttttttttttttagggttaaatacattttatcctcctaaactattatattttttacattttacctCATAAACTTTAAAAGGTATCCATTATCATctgaactttaattttttttttatcatattagtcTAATTATGCCATTTTGATAGatgaattttgtaaaattaattatacacaACTAATGCAACTATATTggaaaacaattatattttgttttattttatttttgactaaTGTTTATGTCAtaattttgccaaatttatttgaaaattttgaaaaattacactaaagtttaaaaaaaaaatagtttaggtGATAATTTGACTTTTGTAAAAACTTAGGTGACAAAGCACAAAAAGCATAATAGTTCAGAAGGCAAAATGtaattaacccttttttttatatGCTAATTATGTATGTTTGTGTATAAAAGCAATAtttacatttaattttgtaaaagcGATTATTAGATTCAATTCTATGAAATTATGTTATTTGTTGGATTGATAAtgaataattaagattaaaaataaaacatgtacaaacataaaaaagtaaataaataaataattaaaataaaataaaataaagatccTGGTTGAGAGACTATTAGTTTTGAAGAATGGGGCAGAAAATTTGACTCATCTAGAGAGATCCTTGAAGGAAAGGAATCTGGCCGCATATTCGGTCACATACATCATCACAAAAATTCCCCACCCTAAGAAGAGACCGAGAAGCACTTCGTGGGAAGCACAATCCAGCCATTGCCATTAATGGAGGAATCTgttttatccaattttattataaatgtgatatatttctttttcttttcttttctttttttctctctctctctttaacttTAACAAAATTGTTTATAAGCCATGAGAGCTAGTTAGACTCATAGTTAAATATGGGACTAAATGATATGTacaatatattaatcattttatttatttagaaatatgaagaaaaatttaatcaaaatacaTGAAGGggaagtttataaattttaaatgttgtatatatatatatatatatatatatatgatgtgttataaattaaaaaatatgagacaaaaatacatgtattaaatatatgttaaagttggttattttaaatttacatataataaaatataactattaataagacaataatagtttaatatattaaaatatcaaaaatagtaaataattaaaacaataaaaaaaaatatttttttatacatattttttatgttgtagtaaaagaaaaaaattaatattatatatttttttccaacaatatgtgtttttttcacttatataatatgataataaatttaatatgtatttaaattttttttttcaaaaaaaaatatgtacttTTCTCTATATTTGACTTCGATGAGGAAAAcggaaattttcatttaaaaaaaaacacttacaTATGCATATTAATGCATATTGTACACTTACTATTCGTGAATCTACTAACGAGGGTTActcttgattttatatatataattgctttCATAATTCTATACCcctctcttatttatttatttatttatatatatgtaaatatatctatatatatataaatgatatggTGGAGAAGGTCACCCATTATagatagaaaataattatttacaattatcaaattatacaaattaaatacatctgATAGCTATGAATAATTATTATCCATTATATAATAAGTGGCTTCACATACACATTTGATGAAGAAAAATGGCTAAACTCGGATCTAGTCAATTCATTCGTTGGTTGAACTAATATTGAAATGGTAAGTAAGTCATAGTTGCTTACACATGCAACATAGTTGCGTCTAATAATTGTTCATTTATGTATGTTTGTAgactcttttattattattattattattattattaggtacATAGAATCATTTATGTTTGTAGAatctaataatttctttttgtttatctaCGGAAtctaatatttaattggtataaaTGTAAACCAATCACTCAACAATTACAATTATGTGTCATGCCGTTGCAAAGTCATTTGCATTTGTTTTTGGATTATTTTCCAATAAACTAACACTTCACCGTTAATAACCCTTGAGCTTCTAACAAGAGAGTTTATTATTCAATAATAATTACTCAAGTAATCTATATTAATTGAAAAGGATCTTGTATATTTTAAAGTACGCTATATAAAGTATGCAAACAACCTTCCATACTAATTATGTAGAGATTTTATAAGGTTTAGAGTATTTTCAagggattttttaaaaataaaaagtatttttatataataaaaaatatatttaaatataaaaaataaaattttaaaaacttatcCAACAATGTTCTTTCTAtatcacattttttatttttattttttcaatgaacatttattgttatgtttgtttccttcttttttgttttttgtttttgataataaataatttttaaaatatattaatataatatagtagttttgaattttgataaacattaaataatataatataatattaaatataaaaaatatttttggctttctaaatttaaaaaatcaaatttactttgtattttaaaaaatcatgttACAGAATAGGTTCAagcttatttttaaaaattaacttttcaaaataaataacatataaagGATGAAGAATCATTTGGAAATACTTttataagaaatttaatttttttctactaAAACTCAAAAAACATCTCTAATGTTTTGTctattacttttatttatttaaagaaaagctttgttatattagataaatagatattttttaaaaaaacttccCTAATGATTCTATGCATTAAGCTAatatattatccaaaaaaaaaaaaatagagattgTTAATAAATTGTCCATCTTTGAAAATTCTGTTAGACagtttaaattaacattttaaaaatagctAACTAGACATTggaaatccaaataaaaaacacaataaatctactaattttgagtttaaaaaaataaataaaaaagaattaaatataaaaacgaTTTTTTTGGAACTTGAAATCTCCAATTTTTCTATATCCATGAGGTGgttaaacatattaattaattaaaattgtatttacgtatatatatatatatatatatatattttttttttggtaatatgtaTTTGTGAATATAATTAACAATGAAACATTTGATACTTTCATACGTGGGACAAACGCAATTTGATGTATGTATGAAATTTGATTAATCTAatccaccaaaaaataaaaataaaaattgattaatcaaggtctaccaaaaaaaaaaataataatttgattaatCAGGACCACTGGTGTTACTTTTTCTGGCAATTAAAATTTGGAACTGAAACTGAGATTGCTTTATTGTGTTCATAAATTCTGACACGCAGTTCGGTCTTTCCCAATGGAAAATTTAATACATTAATTACACATCAAATCCATTCAAAACCAAACCCATTACGAAACCAACATTAAAACCACACacggaaaagaaaggaaaagaaaaaacatcagTAAACCTAACAGCCAGGAGgctaaattattataataaccaGGATTCTATTACAATCACATGAAAGGACTAGAACAAGTATTTGCTTCTTTTAGCTAGCTAGCAAAAGACAGCAGAGTTTGTTCCACCATTCCCAGACAAACTTTTCAAATACTgcatgtaatttttttcttctcaaataaaaaaataaagagtattCCTCTGAACTTGGTGTCCTATCCTCTCCTTATTATGCATTCCCCTGTATATTGATGAAGTTGTattttccattctttttttttttttcccactttatTCTCTGTACTGGATCTTTTAAGGCAAAAACTGCCAAAAGCtccactaaatatatatatcacattGAAGAGACTGAATAGAAGAGAAAGTGTATGGTGGTGGGGaacaaacaaaaggaaaagtCTAAGCTAGCTTTTAAAATTGCATGTGCTATTGTACTAGTTATGCTATTTTTTTGTGCGTTGGCCTTATTAGGACAAATGAGAGTCTCAGTACGTCCATTCTTGAGGCAGACCCATTTCATTATGCTTCATGGCCGGCACCGCCCGAGAATGCCGCTTCTTCTCTGGACATTTCTCTGAACTCCTTCCTCCACCACTATTCCGATAACTctctgtatatatttatattttaaaataatattatttcattaaataattatatccaaaaaatttaaacataagagtaaaaaataaaacatggaacCCACTCTTTCTTCAGAACccagatattattattttgtgaaaaataagattatccctatcttttttttttttttttttttttactcgtACCTTGTAGTGTAGGGAAATCAGAAGCTTCTTGTGGATCAGAGATGTTATAACCCATTCTGTCAAAATGAACTCTCAGAGCTTGCATTACTTTTGCTGGTATAAGCACTGGTGAACATCCTGattttccaattaaaaaaaaaaaaaaaaatttaaaacagggctcttttttttttaattaaaaaaaacttttaccaACTCATAGATAATTTACAATTACAAGATTACCCATAGACGAAAAGTTCCATTATCGTTTTTTTGTCGCTGTCGAAGATTGAGATTAGGGCATTAAATTAAGAAGGAATCTTGGAACATGGAatcaatatttgtttttctttttttaagatcCAGAAGAAAAAGGGTCACAACCAAACACTAAAAAGGTGCTAAGAAAATGTAAAAATCAACGAATATGACAACACGGGATAGGTGATATTCCATTTCATAACCAACCACCCCTCAACGACCAAGCACGTTGGCCCTTTGGAAGGTCAATTTCTACTGaattaaccaaaaacaaaaaaaaaaaaagacaaaacttTAATAAAAAGAGTTTGGGAAATTgacaaaatcatataaaattctTAGTACTACACTATTCTATTCTCTGTACCTCGTTTCTTGCGTGATTGGCTCGTGGTGGTGCTCCCAGTTACACAGGGTAAGAATACACCGGTCCCGCTAGACCCACCATTACTTGTTGAACTAGATCCACCAATAAAAACCGCTCTCATACCCGACCCGTTTTGCTGTTGCTGGTTAACCCATGGAGTTGGACGAGACCCGATTCCATTAACACATCCATTTGCATAACCTCTGTTGTTTTTCTTCTGAAATTGTAGATGATGCTGTGTCTCTTTAGTTTGTTGCTTTAATAGCCGCTCTTGTTTCAGCTTGTAGAGCTATACCCCcacaaaaaaaagataaaaaaagcgACACCCAAATGAGTAAAATTTGTCAGTGAAACAAATAAACTTGGCACTAAAAGTTgggtattatatattttcttacttGAATAGCTCGAATTTGATTGAGAGTTGCTTGGTTTGAGCAGAAACCGGGACTTTGATTGTTGTCCACTGATTTTGTTGTTGAACTGGGATCTTGAAGCATGCTCTGAAATTGCTGCTGAGGAGGAGGCTGTGAGTTTTTTGAAACTTCGTCGCTTATT includes:
- the LOC107410897 gene encoding uncharacterized protein LOC107410897, with protein sequence MAVDLHRARELMLPLRFLADNNKNNDEAGNNNILSNNNDNNNNSSSTLINQTNSDFNVPNNNNGFQPPFDLSSPGSSSSELASFTETETDEEEEEDDDDYIAELTRQMAHYMFQDDDKQLSSQKIDKSWVGLGGSPHYSSVLCSPKHEIPKWDLREPSPPPTRPKIQKHRTNSACEILGKLEQVKISDEVSKNSQPPPQQQFQSMLQDPSSTTKSVDNNQSPGFCSNQATLNQIRAIQLYKLKQERLLKQQTKETQHHLQFQKKNNRGYANGCVNGIGSRPTPWVNQQQQNGSGMRAVFIGGSSSTSNGGSSGTGVFLPCVTGSTTTSQSRKKRGCSPVLIPAKVMQALRVHFDRMGYNISDPQEASDFPTLQESYRNSGGGRSSEKCPEKKRHSRAVPAMKHNEMGLPQEWTY